The proteins below are encoded in one region of Coffea arabica cultivar ET-39 chromosome 4c, Coffea Arabica ET-39 HiFi, whole genome shotgun sequence:
- the LOC113739754 gene encoding G-type lectin S-receptor-like serine/threonine-protein kinase At1g11300: MKMSRLVRHCSNFAITFCFIAYCLSCISASQVKNTLGVNESFVLYYGDFLESSNQRFRLTIISPANWTYFLAIQYVYMNQPFNIWAANNYQTPARKQPAYLIMNVDGRLVVDDSFNNLLFVVNGEQSAMISSTTAALLDNGNLVLRAPGGITVWQSFDYPSNTWPQGMRIGIFDLNMRIPRQSILTSLSTFDEPNSTLAVDHSSTKELIVMQDGVVYWRSGIWDGLKFSSLDFFARFGVTFSYFSDANESFFTWNCSTDPYALLWFSTTGNITVISGDFGANRSMAVCDEIDENKSKEQSLGCTNPCGGGDGFREIWGELDVWDGYTYSDQTLAGCKLKCRTNCSCYAYSYITYNQGGWGCKTTRSRKGQLLYSGTQRIFVRDSFDLAGKELNSTPSPGLAPLASPAFAPSPPSVVYPSPGLAPLASPPLAPSPPSVVYPMPSATKKSKKWKVKLSIGVLVTFLGALILLYLFCCLQCKNGDSRGLREFNSAKRLVLRDKRVDDELPFFGFTIIEIATNHFADENLLGQGGFGPVYKGKLHDGQEIAVKRLKHMSGFGMEQFKNEVTVISKLQHRNLVRLLGYCIHREERILIYEFLPNKSLDSIVFAVTCLLNMP, translated from the exons ATGAAGATGTCAAGATTGGTTAGACATTGCAGCAATTTTGCAATCACTTTCTGTTTCATCGCTTATTGCCTGTCATGTATTTCTGCTTCTCAGGTTAAAAATACACTAGGAGTAAACGAGTCCTTTGTTCTGTATTATGGAGACTTCTTGGAGTCCTCCAACCAGCGCTTTCGCCTCACCATCATCAGTCCCGCGAACTGGACATATTTCCTGGCCATCCAATACGTATACATGAATCAACCATTCAACATCTGGGCTGCCAACAACTACCAAACACCAGCTCGAAAACAGCCTGCATATTTGATCATGAATGTAGATGGAAGGCTAGTCGTAGATGACTCCTTTAATAATTTGCTCTTCGTTGTAAATGGTGAACAATCTGCCATGATCAGCAGCACCACCGCAGCTCTTCTCGACAATGGCAACCTTGTTTTGAGAGCACCAGGAGGGATTACTGTTTGGCAAAGTTTTGATTATCCTTCTAATACATGGCCGCAAGGCATGAGAATTGGGATTTTCGACTTGAACATGAGAATTCCGAGGCAAAGCATTCTGACTTCCCTGTCAACATTTGATGAACCGAATTCCACATTAGCCGTTGATCACAGTAGCACAAAAGAACTGATCGTCATGCAGGATGGGGTGGTTTATTGGCGAAGTGGGATATGGGATGGCCTTAAATTTAGCTCCCTTGACTTCTTTGCTAGATTTGGTGTTACTTTTAGTTATTTTTCTGATGCGAACGAGAGCTTTTTCACATGGAATTGTAGTACTGATCCCTATGCCTTATTGTGGTTTAGCACAACTGGGAATATAACTGTTATATCTGGAGATTTTGGGGCTAATCGGTCAATGGCCGTTTGTGATGAGATTGATGAGAACAAAAGTAAAGAACAATCCTTAGGCTGCACCAATCCTTGTGGTGGTGGAGATGGCTTTAGAGAAATATGGGGTGAATTAGATGTGTGGGATGGATACACATATAGTGACCAGACTCTTGCTGGCTGCAAATTAAAATGCAGGACAAATTGTTCGTGCTATGCTTATTCTTATATTACGTACAACCAAGGAGGTTGGGGCTGTAAAACTACTAGGAGTCGGAAAGGGCAGCTGCTTTATTCTGGTACACAGAGAATTTTTGTCCGTGATAGTTTCGATTTGGCTGGGAAAG AATTAAATTCTACCCCTTCACCTGGGCTTGCTCCTCTGGCATCTCCTGCTTTTGCTCCTAGTCCTCCATCTGTAGTTTATCCTTCACCTGGGCTTGCTCCTCTGGCATCTCCTCCTCTTGCTCCTAGTCCTCCATCTGTAGTTTATCCTATGCCTTCCGCGACAAAGAAGTCAAAGAAATGGAAAGTCAAGTTATCTATCGGTGTCCTGGTAACATTTCTGGGGGCTCTTATATTGCTTTACTTATTTTGCTGCCTGCAATGCAAAAATGGTGACAGCAGAG GTTTAAGAGAATTCAACAGTGCAAAAAGGCTAGTGCTTCGTGATAAAAGGGTAGATGATGAATTGCCTTTCTTTGGTTTTACGATCATAGAAATCGCAACAAATCATTTTGCAGATGAAAATTTACTTGGTCAAGGAGGATTTGGCCCTGTCTATAAG GGAAAGCTGCACGATGGGCAAGAAATCGCAGTAAAAAGACTGAAACATATGTCCGGATTTGGGATGGAGCAATTCAAGAATGAAGTTACAGTGATCTCAAAGCTGCAACATCGAAATCTTGTACGACTTCTTGGCTATTGCATCCACAGAGAGGAGCGCATACTAATATACGAGTTCCTGCCCAATAAAAGTTTGGATTCAATTGTTTTTG CGGTTACATGTCTCCTGAATATGCCATGA
- the LOC140004656 gene encoding cysteine-rich receptor-like protein kinase 18: MMLEIISGKKNTSFYDSDEHLNLIGYVWDLWLDGRVTEAADRSLGETVSKQEITRYVQVGLLCVQENAVDRPTMSDVLSMLNNDSVTGLPVPNRPAFSCITSRLINDDPVQNQEPCSISKVTISDVEGR; encoded by the exons ATGATGCTGGAGATCATAAGTGGAAAGAAGAACACTTCTTTCTATGACTCTGATGAGCATTTGAACTTAATAGGATAT GTGTGGGATTTATGGCTAGACGGAAGAGTTACAGAGGCAGCAGATCGTAGTTTAGGTGAAACAGTCTCCAAACAAGAAATTACAAGATATGTTCAAGTTGGATTGCTGTGTGTACAAGAAAATGCTGTAGACAGACCAACCATGTCGGATGTACTTTCCATGCTTAACAATGATTCGGTAACGGGTCTTCCTGTTCCTAATCGACCAGCTTTTTCCTGCATTACAAGCCGGTTGATCAATGACGACCCAGTCCAAAATCAAGAACCTTGTTCCATCAGCAAGGTCACCATTTCGGACGTAGAAGGTCGATGA